A window of Paenibacillus sp. 19GGS1-52 contains these coding sequences:
- a CDS encoding ammonium transporter, with amino-acid sequence MNAGSDIALNTVWVVLAAAMVLFMEGGFSLLEAGFVRTKNAVNVTMKIFVDLTIGVLAFFLVGFGVMFGKDFAGIISFDFWGASQTLHINLNLPLSAYVLFQIGFAIATISIISGAVAERMSFKAYILIAFFVAAILYPISGHWVWNPEGWLAQLGMKDFAGSAAIHALGGSAAFAFAKVLGPRRGRFNTDGSVNVFAPSNIPLASAGTFILWFGWFGFNAGSTLNAADVNLSLIALNTMLAAAAGGTSAMIYTMFRYGKADPSMTMNGALAGLVAITAGCAFVTPYSSILIGLVAGVLVIWGTLAIDKLQVDDPVGAVAVHGINGSFGALAVGLLDQKAGLLTTGHFHLLGVQLLGVITVVIWGYSLSYGAAKLIQATVGLRVKDEEEEEGLDMAMHGIPAYNELERFSDQPVIDQALYLRTGSED; translated from the coding sequence ATGAATGCCGGAAGTGATATCGCTTTAAATACGGTTTGGGTAGTGCTTGCTGCTGCGATGGTTTTGTTTATGGAGGGCGGCTTTAGCTTGCTCGAAGCGGGATTTGTGCGTACAAAGAATGCGGTCAATGTGACTATGAAAATTTTTGTCGATCTCACCATTGGGGTGTTAGCCTTTTTCTTAGTAGGTTTTGGAGTGATGTTTGGAAAAGATTTTGCCGGAATCATAAGTTTTGATTTTTGGGGTGCCTCCCAGACTTTACATATCAACTTGAATCTACCTTTGTCAGCCTATGTGCTGTTTCAGATTGGTTTTGCCATCGCGACAATTTCCATCATATCCGGTGCTGTTGCTGAACGTATGTCTTTTAAGGCGTATATCCTAATCGCTTTTTTTGTAGCCGCTATTTTATATCCGATCTCAGGCCACTGGGTGTGGAATCCTGAAGGATGGCTTGCGCAGTTGGGCATGAAGGACTTTGCTGGGTCGGCTGCGATTCATGCTTTGGGAGGCTCTGCCGCTTTTGCTTTTGCGAAAGTGCTGGGGCCCCGCCGTGGCAGATTCAATACGGATGGAAGTGTGAATGTGTTTGCCCCGAGTAACATTCCACTGGCCTCTGCCGGTACATTTATTCTGTGGTTTGGCTGGTTTGGATTTAATGCCGGTAGCACCTTGAACGCCGCTGATGTTAACCTTTCGCTAATCGCTCTGAATACGATGCTGGCCGCTGCTGCGGGCGGGACTTCCGCTATGATCTACACCATGTTCCGCTATGGAAAAGCAGATCCCAGTATGACGATGAATGGTGCGCTAGCAGGTCTGGTTGCTATAACAGCAGGCTGTGCGTTTGTAACTCCTTATTCATCTATTCTAATTGGTCTGGTTGCTGGTGTTCTTGTAATTTGGGGGACACTCGCTATTGATAAGCTGCAGGTTGATGATCCTGTAGGAGCAGTTGCTGTTCACGGGATTAACGGATCATTTGGTGCCTTGGCTGTGGGGCTCTTGGATCAAAAGGCCGGCCTTCTGACTACAGGGCACTTTCATTTGCTGGGTGTTCAACTGCTTGGAGTAATTACTGTGGTTATCTGGGGCTATTCGTTAAGCTATGGTGCAGCCAAGCTGATCCAAGCAACGGTCGGTCTGCGGGTTAAGGATGAAGAAGAAGAAGAGGGCTTGGATATGGCGATGCATGGTATTCCTGCCTATAATGAACTCGAAAGATTTAGTGATCAACCCGTGATTGATCAAGCATTGTACCTGAGAACAGGGTCTGAAGATTAA
- a CDS encoding P-II family nitrogen regulator yields the protein MKKVEAIIRPEKLREVIDALRIIEVTGFTVTQAQGRGQQKNTTGVYRGKSYTVNLHHKIKIEIVVSDNKVQETIQTLIKTAQTGEMGDGKIFVLPLLEMYNIRTGQTDETIDELK from the coding sequence ATGAAAAAAGTAGAAGCGATTATTCGCCCAGAGAAGCTTAGGGAAGTCATTGATGCATTGCGAATTATTGAAGTAACAGGCTTTACAGTTACTCAGGCACAGGGGCGTGGCCAGCAGAAGAATACAACAGGAGTGTATAGAGGGAAGTCTTATACAGTTAATTTGCACCACAAAATAAAGATTGAAATCGTCGTATCTGACAATAAAGTCCAAGAAACCATTCAGACGCTTATTAAGACAGCGCAGACTGGAGAAATGGGCGATGGGAAAATCTTCGTTCTACCTCTACTAGAAATGTATAATATTAGAACAGGCCAGACTGATGAAACAATAGATGAATTGAAATGA